One window of Phycodurus eques isolate BA_2022a chromosome 17, UOR_Pequ_1.1, whole genome shotgun sequence genomic DNA carries:
- the LOC133415832 gene encoding disks large homolog 4-like isoform X2, whose amino-acid sequence MSLPNIRNLKCLSPVMCQCKVICSNRTLSLMFGCKKYRYQDEETPPLEHSPAHLAPGKSAEMLHMSDKNLAAMEAIHGYTPHTHISPVKGNSPPVVVNTDTLDGSPYVNGTEGEIEYEEITLERGNSGLGFSIAGGTDNPHVGDDPSIFITKIIPGGAAAQDGRLSVNDCILFVNDVDVREVTHSQAVEALKEAGAIVRLYVLRRKPAAEKITELKLIKGPKGLGFSIAGGVGNQHIPGDNSIYVTKIIEGGAAHKDGRLQIGDKILAVNNVCLEDVMHEDAVGALKNTAEVVYLRVAKPNNLFLTNSYNPPDLTNTYSHMDTELSHPNYLGSDYPQALTPTSPSRFSPVLHGLMGDDDIPREPRRVLIHRGSTGLGFNIVGGEDGEGIFISFILAGGPADLSGELHKGDQILSVNGVDLRMATHEQAAAALKNAGQTVTIIAQYRPDEYSRFEAKIHDLREQLMNSSMGSGTTTLRSNPKRGFYIRALFDYDKTADCGFLSQALGFRFGDVLHILDCGDEEWWQARKVSPQNEAEEVGFIPSKHRVERKEWSRVNTKERDHGRDTLGTQGRDKTSHSYETVTQVEVHYARPIIILGPVKDRINDDLLSEFPDKFGSCVPHTTRPKREYEVDGRDYHFVSSREQMEKDIQSHRFIEAGQYNSHLYGTSVQSVREVAEQQGKHCILDVSANAVRRLQAAQLHPIAIFVRPKSLENVLEINTRLTEEQARKGMDRALKLEQDFLECFSAVVEGDSFEEVYHKVKTVIEEQSGPYIWIPTRERL is encoded by the exons AAGTACAGGTACCAGGATGAGGAGACGCCCCCCTTGGAGCACAGTCCAGCACATCTGGCTCCAGGGAAAAGTGCCGAAATGCTGCACATGAGCGACAAGAACCTCGCCGCCATGGAGGCCATACATGGCTACacgccacacacacatatatcccCTGTCAAG GGAAATAGTCCACCTGTGGTGGTGAACACGGACACACTCGATGGATCGCCATAT GTGAATGGAACAGAAGGGGAAATTGAGTATGAGGAAATCACACTAGAGAGA GGGAACTCGGGCCTGGGCTTCAGCATAGCAGGGGGAACTGACAATCCCCATGTGGGCGACGACCCGAGCATCTTTATTACGAAAATCATACCTGGAGGAGCGGCGGCTCAGGATGGACGCCTGAG TGTGAACGACTGCATCCTCTTTGTGAATGATGTTGACGTGAGAGAGGTGACACACAGCCAGGCTGTGGAGGCTCTGAAGGAAGCAGGTGCTATCGTCCGGCTCTACGTTCTCCGTCGGAAACCAGCGGCGGAGAAAATCACTGAACTGAAACTTATCAAAGGGCCTAAAG GACTGGGTTTTAGCATTGCTGGAGGAGTGGGAAACCAGCACATACCAGGAGATAACAGCATCTATGTCACCAAAATCATAGAAGGTGGAGCAGCACATAAAGATGGACGTCTGCAGATTGGGGATAAGATCTTGGCG GTAAACAACGTATGTCTGGAAGATGTCATGCATGAAGATGCTGTGGGGGCACTGAAGAACACAGCCGAGGTGGTGTACCTCAGGGTGGCAAAGCCCAACAACCTGTTTCTGACCAACTCCTATAACCCTCCAGATCTCACTAACA CATATTCCCATATGGATACTGAACTGAGCCACCCCAACTATCTTGGATCAGATTACCCACAAGCCCTCACTCCCACCTCACCGAGTCGCTTTTCACCTGTTCTGCATGGCCTGATGGGAGACGATGACATTCCCAG AGAACCTCGCAGGGTTCTGATTCACCGAGGCTCCACGGGTCTGGGATTCAACATCGTTGGAGGAGAAGATGGAGAGGGGATTTTTATCTCTTTCATCCTAGCAGGAGGGCCAGCTGACCTCAGTGGAGAGCTGCACAAGGGCGATCAGATCCTCAGT GTGAACGGTGTGGACCTGCGAATGGCCACACACGAGCAGGCGGCTGCAGCATTGAAGAACGCTGGTCAAACGGTGACCATCATTGCTCAGTATAGACCAGACG AGTACAGTCGTTTCGAGGCAAAGATCCACGACTTGAGGGAGCAGTTGATGAACAGCAGCATGGGCTCTGGTACGACAACGCTAAGAAGCAACCCAAAGAGGGGCTTCTACATCAG GGCTCTGTTTGACTATGACAAAACGGCAGACTGTGGCTTCCTCAGTCAGGCGCTAGGCTTTAGGTTTGGGGACGTGCTCCATATCTTGGACTGCGGGGATGAGGAATGGTGGCAGGCACGTAAGGTCAGCCCCCAGAATGAGGCTGAGGAGGTTGGCTTCATTCCCAGCAAGCACAG GGTGGAAAGAAAAGAGTGGTCGCGCGTCAACACCAAAGAGAGG GATCACGGTCGGGACACCTTGGGAACGCAAG GGAGAGATAAAACGTCGCACAGTTATGAGACCGTCACCCAAGTGGAAG TTCACTACGCGAGGCCCATCATCATTCTGGGTCCTGTGAAGGACAGGATAAATGATGACCTATTGTCTGAGTTCCCTGATAAGTTCGGCTCGTGTGTCCCAC ACACCACACGACCCAAACGGGAGTATGAAGTGGATGGGCGGGACTACCACTTTGTGTCGTCAAGGGAACAGATGGAGAAAGACATCCAGAGCCATCGCTTCATCGAAGCGGGCCAGTACAACAGTCACCTGTACGGCACCAGCGTCCAGAGTGTCCGTGAGGTGGCTGAACAG CAAGGGAAACACTGTATTCTGGACGTGTCGGCCAATGCTGTACGACGACTACAAGCTGCTCAGCTTCATCCTATTGCCATCTTTGTCCGGCCTAAGTCACTGGAGAATGTCCT AGAGATTAACACACGCCTGACAGAGGAGCAGGCCAGGAAAGGAATGGACCGAGCCCTCAAACTAGAACAGGACTTCCTCGAGTGTTTCTCCG CTGTCGTGGAAGGGGATAGCTTCGAAGAGGTCTATCACAAAGTAAAGACAGTGATCGAGGAGCAATCAGGGCCTTACATATGGATTCCCACCCGAGAGAGGCTGTGA
- the LOC133415832 gene encoding disks large homolog 4-like isoform X1 produces MSLPNIRNLKCLSPVMCQCKVICSNRTLSLMFGCKKYRYQDEETPPLEHSPAHLAPGKSAEMLHMSDKNLAAMEAIHGYTPHTHISPVKPVLMSTGHTPMYTSAVSTLGNSPPVVVNTDTLDGSPYVNGTEGEIEYEEITLERGNSGLGFSIAGGTDNPHVGDDPSIFITKIIPGGAAAQDGRLSVNDCILFVNDVDVREVTHSQAVEALKEAGAIVRLYVLRRKPAAEKITELKLIKGPKGLGFSIAGGVGNQHIPGDNSIYVTKIIEGGAAHKDGRLQIGDKILAVNNVCLEDVMHEDAVGALKNTAEVVYLRVAKPNNLFLTNSYNPPDLTNTYSHMDTELSHPNYLGSDYPQALTPTSPSRFSPVLHGLMGDDDIPREPRRVLIHRGSTGLGFNIVGGEDGEGIFISFILAGGPADLSGELHKGDQILSVNGVDLRMATHEQAAAALKNAGQTVTIIAQYRPDEYSRFEAKIHDLREQLMNSSMGSGTTTLRSNPKRGFYIRALFDYDKTADCGFLSQALGFRFGDVLHILDCGDEEWWQARKVSPQNEAEEVGFIPSKHRVERKEWSRVNTKERDHGRDTLGTQGRDKTSHSYETVTQVEVHYARPIIILGPVKDRINDDLLSEFPDKFGSCVPHTTRPKREYEVDGRDYHFVSSREQMEKDIQSHRFIEAGQYNSHLYGTSVQSVREVAEQQGKHCILDVSANAVRRLQAAQLHPIAIFVRPKSLENVLEINTRLTEEQARKGMDRALKLEQDFLECFSAVVEGDSFEEVYHKVKTVIEEQSGPYIWIPTRERL; encoded by the exons AAGTACAGGTACCAGGATGAGGAGACGCCCCCCTTGGAGCACAGTCCAGCACATCTGGCTCCAGGGAAAAGTGCCGAAATGCTGCACATGAGCGACAAGAACCTCGCCGCCATGGAGGCCATACATGGCTACacgccacacacacatatatcccCTGTCAAG cCAGTGTTGATGTCTACAGGACACACTCCAATGTACACCTCTGCTGTTTCCACACTG GGAAATAGTCCACCTGTGGTGGTGAACACGGACACACTCGATGGATCGCCATAT GTGAATGGAACAGAAGGGGAAATTGAGTATGAGGAAATCACACTAGAGAGA GGGAACTCGGGCCTGGGCTTCAGCATAGCAGGGGGAACTGACAATCCCCATGTGGGCGACGACCCGAGCATCTTTATTACGAAAATCATACCTGGAGGAGCGGCGGCTCAGGATGGACGCCTGAG TGTGAACGACTGCATCCTCTTTGTGAATGATGTTGACGTGAGAGAGGTGACACACAGCCAGGCTGTGGAGGCTCTGAAGGAAGCAGGTGCTATCGTCCGGCTCTACGTTCTCCGTCGGAAACCAGCGGCGGAGAAAATCACTGAACTGAAACTTATCAAAGGGCCTAAAG GACTGGGTTTTAGCATTGCTGGAGGAGTGGGAAACCAGCACATACCAGGAGATAACAGCATCTATGTCACCAAAATCATAGAAGGTGGAGCAGCACATAAAGATGGACGTCTGCAGATTGGGGATAAGATCTTGGCG GTAAACAACGTATGTCTGGAAGATGTCATGCATGAAGATGCTGTGGGGGCACTGAAGAACACAGCCGAGGTGGTGTACCTCAGGGTGGCAAAGCCCAACAACCTGTTTCTGACCAACTCCTATAACCCTCCAGATCTCACTAACA CATATTCCCATATGGATACTGAACTGAGCCACCCCAACTATCTTGGATCAGATTACCCACAAGCCCTCACTCCCACCTCACCGAGTCGCTTTTCACCTGTTCTGCATGGCCTGATGGGAGACGATGACATTCCCAG AGAACCTCGCAGGGTTCTGATTCACCGAGGCTCCACGGGTCTGGGATTCAACATCGTTGGAGGAGAAGATGGAGAGGGGATTTTTATCTCTTTCATCCTAGCAGGAGGGCCAGCTGACCTCAGTGGAGAGCTGCACAAGGGCGATCAGATCCTCAGT GTGAACGGTGTGGACCTGCGAATGGCCACACACGAGCAGGCGGCTGCAGCATTGAAGAACGCTGGTCAAACGGTGACCATCATTGCTCAGTATAGACCAGACG AGTACAGTCGTTTCGAGGCAAAGATCCACGACTTGAGGGAGCAGTTGATGAACAGCAGCATGGGCTCTGGTACGACAACGCTAAGAAGCAACCCAAAGAGGGGCTTCTACATCAG GGCTCTGTTTGACTATGACAAAACGGCAGACTGTGGCTTCCTCAGTCAGGCGCTAGGCTTTAGGTTTGGGGACGTGCTCCATATCTTGGACTGCGGGGATGAGGAATGGTGGCAGGCACGTAAGGTCAGCCCCCAGAATGAGGCTGAGGAGGTTGGCTTCATTCCCAGCAAGCACAG GGTGGAAAGAAAAGAGTGGTCGCGCGTCAACACCAAAGAGAGG GATCACGGTCGGGACACCTTGGGAACGCAAG GGAGAGATAAAACGTCGCACAGTTATGAGACCGTCACCCAAGTGGAAG TTCACTACGCGAGGCCCATCATCATTCTGGGTCCTGTGAAGGACAGGATAAATGATGACCTATTGTCTGAGTTCCCTGATAAGTTCGGCTCGTGTGTCCCAC ACACCACACGACCCAAACGGGAGTATGAAGTGGATGGGCGGGACTACCACTTTGTGTCGTCAAGGGAACAGATGGAGAAAGACATCCAGAGCCATCGCTTCATCGAAGCGGGCCAGTACAACAGTCACCTGTACGGCACCAGCGTCCAGAGTGTCCGTGAGGTGGCTGAACAG CAAGGGAAACACTGTATTCTGGACGTGTCGGCCAATGCTGTACGACGACTACAAGCTGCTCAGCTTCATCCTATTGCCATCTTTGTCCGGCCTAAGTCACTGGAGAATGTCCT AGAGATTAACACACGCCTGACAGAGGAGCAGGCCAGGAAAGGAATGGACCGAGCCCTCAAACTAGAACAGGACTTCCTCGAGTGTTTCTCCG CTGTCGTGGAAGGGGATAGCTTCGAAGAGGTCTATCACAAAGTAAAGACAGTGATCGAGGAGCAATCAGGGCCTTACATATGGATTCCCACCCGAGAGAGGCTGTGA